One Acutalibacter muris DNA window includes the following coding sequences:
- a CDS encoding nucleotidyltransferase domain-containing protein, whose protein sequence is MDKNEVLSLAKKYAADVRESLNVQSVILYGSQAKGNPTENSDIDIAVIVDDVSGDYLDSVALLWKLSRKVNADIEPILLTAADSDSGFLHTVRETGIAV, encoded by the coding sequence ATGGATAAAAACGAAGTGTTAAGCTTGGCAAAAAAATACGCCGCTGATGTTCGTGAATCCTTGAATGTGCAGTCTGTCATCCTATATGGTTCTCAGGCAAAAGGTAACCCCACAGAAAACAGCGACATTGATATTGCTGTTATAGTAGACGATGTTTCAGGTGATTATTTAGACAGCGTTGCCTTGCTATGGAAACTTTCCAGAAAAGTCAACGCGGATATCGAGCCTATCCTTTTGACTGCTGCTGATTCTGACAGCGGCTTTCTCCATACTGTCCGTGAGACCGGGATCGCCGTTTGA
- a CDS encoding transposase produces the protein MTDKRKFDIRLSVSLQTGEILALAFSNGKRHDFQLFKDSHVHVKAETVLEADTGYQGLAQIHSNSLLPKKRSKNPPLSKQERKDNRKISKKRIFIEHAIRFVKRFRILSERYRNRRHRFALRFSLIAGICNFDRFA, from the coding sequence TTGACAGATAAGCGTAAGTTTGACATACGGCTCTCCGTCAGCCTTCAAACCGGAGAAATCCTTGCACTGGCATTTTCTAACGGAAAGAGGCATGATTTTCAACTATTCAAGGATTCTCATGTCCATGTCAAGGCAGAAACTGTGTTGGAGGCAGACACCGGATACCAGGGACTTGCTCAGATACACTCCAATTCTCTTCTGCCAAAAAAGCGTTCCAAGAACCCTCCGTTGTCCAAACAAGAACGCAAAGATAACCGCAAGATTTCTAAGAAACGCATTTTTATTGAACACGCTATCCGATTCGTTAAAAGGTTTCGGATCCTCTCTGAACGCTATCGCAACCGTAGGCATCGTTTCGCGCTTCGCTTTTCTTTGATTGCTGGTATCTGTAATTTTGACCGCTTTGCCTAA
- a CDS encoding RNA polymerase sigma factor translates to MNQFTNEELLDLVQKATSGDKRSLESIVLGIQDLVFNLSLRMLGTFHDAEDATQDILLKVITHLSSFKGESSFSTWVFSIATNHLKNYQKHMFAKFPLSFEFYGDDIKNAKIGDVPDLTQNVEQSILAEELKLSCTNVMLQCLDAESRCIFILGTMFKLDSRIAGDILGITPEAYRQRLSRIRKKVAEFLKEYCGEYGNGTCHCADRVNYAIHNRRINPAQLDFTTAVPKEITNFKEAMEEIDGITHRRK, encoded by the coding sequence ATGAATCAGTTTACGAACGAAGAATTATTGGATTTGGTCCAAAAAGCGACATCTGGGGATAAAAGGTCACTTGAGAGCATTGTGCTTGGCATACAGGATCTGGTGTTTAACCTTTCCCTGCGTATGCTTGGAACTTTCCATGATGCGGAGGACGCAACACAGGATATCCTGCTGAAAGTCATTACCCACCTGTCTTCCTTTAAGGGTGAGAGTTCATTTTCAACATGGGTGTTCAGCATTGCGACCAACCATCTGAAGAACTACCAGAAGCATATGTTTGCCAAGTTCCCCCTCAGCTTTGAGTTTTATGGGGACGATATCAAAAACGCAAAAATCGGTGATGTGCCGGATCTGACTCAGAATGTAGAGCAGTCTATTCTGGCTGAAGAGCTGAAGCTTTCCTGCACCAATGTTATGCTGCAGTGCCTGGACGCTGAAAGCCGCTGCATCTTCATACTGGGTACGATGTTCAAGTTGGACAGCCGTATTGCTGGAGATATTCTGGGAATTACGCCGGAAGCCTATCGCCAGCGCCTGTCAAGAATCCGCAAAAAGGTTGCAGAGTTCTTAAAGGAATACTGTGGCGAATATGGAAACGGGACATGCCACTGTGCAGATAGAGTTAATTATGCCATACATAATCGCAGAATTAACCCGGCACAGTTGGACTTTACTACTGCTGTACCAAAAGAGATAACGAATTTTAAGGAAGCAATGGAGGAGATTGATGGAATTACCCATCGCAGAAAATAA
- a CDS encoding AAA family ATPase, translating to MAYMDILFAKILTGVRRCGKSTILKMIMEKLKTKRNVPAERIINCCFDSMEYEDMTAKQIYAHLKEQLLMFNMAQKVRNIEV from the coding sequence ATGGCTTATATGGACATCCTTTTTGCAAAAATACTCACAGGAGTACGCCGCTGCGGAAAGTCTACGATACTCAAAATGATTATGGAAAAGCTTAAGACCAAGCGAAATGTTCCGGCGGAGCGTATCATAAACTGCTGCTTTGATTCAATGGAATATGAGGATATGACGGCGAAGCAGATATATGCTCATCTAAAAGAACAGCTATTGATGTTTAATATGGCACAGAAGGTGAGAAACATAGAGGTCTGA
- a CDS encoding site-specific integrase, whose product MANIQERRDKSGRRICYSIRVHRGRGAEGKQLKPYTATFEVKPTWTEKSARKKAEAFAATFEKECREGVTSDSRQTFRDYCEYVLELKESRGVKHSTIVRYKELTDRIFPAMGHIKLKDLRADHLNSLYTALGKEGAEKGSDKAVCKLDLASLLKDKGLTRAGIANTSELPLGAVCAAIKGKPVGVDIAGGVANALGVKLDKAFSIQKNQRSLSAKTVVEHHRLISTVLEQASKEGLVPFNVAGKATLPKVEKKEVNYFQPEQVAAIRETLETEPIKWRTITHLLLITGARRGEILGLKWDKVDFEAEHIHICNSVLYSADIGIYESTPKTATSNRYVSLPRETMEMLREYRIWQNTERLRLGTYYENQGFVFTQDNGCPMHPDSVTDWLAKFSKRHGLPHITTHAFRHTMASMLYFNGVDSVSISKRLGHAQVSTTANIYAHVMEEADERNADILAEVFLKKA is encoded by the coding sequence ATGGCTAATATCCAGGAGCGCCGGGACAAGTCCGGCAGGCGGATATGTTACAGTATTCGCGTCCACCGGGGGCGTGGTGCGGAGGGTAAGCAGCTAAAGCCATATACCGCTACCTTTGAAGTAAAGCCCACATGGACGGAAAAGAGCGCAAGGAAAAAGGCCGAGGCGTTCGCCGCGACCTTTGAGAAGGAGTGCAGGGAGGGTGTGACATCGGACAGCCGCCAGACCTTCCGGGATTATTGTGAGTATGTGCTGGAGCTGAAGGAGTCCCGGGGAGTTAAGCATAGTACCATAGTGAGGTACAAGGAGCTAACAGACAGGATTTTCCCTGCCATGGGCCATATCAAGCTAAAGGACTTGAGAGCTGACCACTTAAACAGCCTCTATACGGCACTTGGCAAGGAAGGGGCGGAGAAAGGCAGTGATAAAGCCGTCTGTAAGCTCGATTTGGCCTCGTTGCTAAAAGATAAGGGATTGACTAGGGCGGGTATTGCAAATACCTCAGAACTGCCGCTAGGGGCAGTTTGTGCGGCAATTAAGGGTAAGCCAGTTGGAGTGGATATTGCCGGAGGTGTAGCCAATGCGCTGGGTGTCAAACTTGATAAGGCTTTTTCTATCCAGAAAAACCAGCGGAGTTTATCGGCTAAGACTGTAGTAGAGCACCATCGGCTAATCTCAACGGTATTGGAGCAGGCTAGCAAGGAGGGGCTTGTACCCTTTAACGTGGCGGGCAAGGCCACTCTGCCAAAGGTTGAGAAGAAAGAGGTCAACTATTTCCAGCCGGAACAGGTGGCGGCCATCCGAGAGACTCTGGAGACTGAGCCCATCAAGTGGAGGACCATTACCCACCTGCTACTGATAACCGGGGCCAGGAGAGGCGAGATTCTGGGCCTAAAGTGGGATAAGGTGGACTTCGAGGCAGAACATATACATATCTGCAATTCTGTGTTGTACTCTGCCGACATCGGTATCTATGAAAGCACCCCAAAGACAGCAACCTCTAACCGCTATGTGAGTCTGCCACGGGAGACTATGGAGATGCTTAGAGAGTACCGTATCTGGCAGAACACGGAGCGTTTGCGGCTGGGGACCTATTATGAGAACCAGGGTTTTGTATTCACCCAAGACAACGGCTGTCCCATGCACCCGGATAGTGTGACCGATTGGCTGGCAAAGTTTAGCAAGCGTCACGGTCTGCCGCACATCACCACCCATGCCTTTCGCCACACAATGGCCTCCATGCTGTACTTCAACGGCGTGGACAGTGTGAGTATCAGCAAGAGGCTGGGCCACGCCCAGGTGAGCACCACCGCCAACATCTACGCCCATGTGATGGAGGAAGCGGACGAGCGGAACGCCGACATTCTGGCGGAGGTGTTCTTGAAAAAGGCATAA
- the mobL gene encoding relaxase MobL — MAICEGCIRKEPNRLICKELQVYPAKQDSENGQKDKQVISLHREDTERLGYNNAEAWRELVRRNVTELAEAQKIDISSLQWYGAFHNTTHHPHMHLSVLRDVLLIVFSLVIPIFTGVTGIFWAAPAADVIAIIITSTVMVRLWKELKVPDENVQESRTALKASRPGPTFP; from the coding sequence GTGGCGATTTGTGAGGGATGTATCCGCAAGGAACCGAATCGCCTAATATGCAAAGAGTTGCAAGTTTATCCGGCAAAACAGGACTCAGAAAACGGTCAAAAAGACAAGCAGGTTATCAGCTTGCACCGTGAGGACACGGAGCGGTTGGGGTATAACAATGCCGAGGCATGGCGAGAATTGGTGCGGAGGAACGTCACAGAACTGGCCGAGGCTCAGAAAATTGACATCAGTAGTCTACAATGGTACGGAGCATTTCACAACACCACGCACCATCCGCATATGCACTTGTCTGTTTTGCGTGATGTGCTGCTTATCGTGTTTTCTCTGGTTATCCCCATCTTTACCGGCGTGACAGGTATTTTCTGGGCCGCGCCAGCGGCGGATGTGATTGCCATTATCATCACGAGTACAGTCATGGTACGGCTGTGGAAAGAGCTGAAGGTCCCAGATGAAAACGTGCAGGAGAGCCGGACTGCCCTAAAAGCAAGCCGTCCCGGCCCCACATTTCCTTAA
- a CDS encoding helix-turn-helix domain-containing protein, with protein sequence MVQSKFKSYDELPLFLNSKTVAKVLGISVAGAYELLHKEDFPVLRIGSRLVVPKEKFLAWVEGQTGGNAI encoded by the coding sequence GTGGTTCAATCAAAGTTCAAAAGCTACGATGAATTGCCACTGTTTCTCAACTCGAAAACAGTGGCAAAAGTTTTGGGGATTTCAGTTGCCGGGGCCTATGAGTTGCTGCACAAGGAAGACTTTCCTGTGCTGAGAATCGGTTCGCGCCTGGTGGTTCCTAAAGAAAAATTCCTCGCTTGGGTCGAGGGACAGACAGGAGGTAATGCGATATGA
- a CDS encoding helix-turn-helix domain-containing protein produces the protein MKQDSYARLLAQRLSGLTKESGKSIKELAKEIDISVGALSNYQNGKAEPGLTALCAIADYFQVPVDWLVGRSQVRDPEAAEAEVCEYLKLSHEAVRFLRDLTYGSQIEEGRVQSAEISNWLFEQKEFQELIISIWIAVMLEKDRNDHELEPQFQKHLQAYVERIQDPKYIAMSSLVHLLDDRVEDFLKRRRLNG, from the coding sequence ATGAAACAAGATTCTTACGCCCGATTGCTGGCCCAACGGCTCAGCGGTCTGACAAAAGAGAGCGGGAAATCCATTAAGGAGCTGGCAAAAGAAATCGACATCTCAGTGGGAGCACTGTCAAACTACCAGAACGGTAAGGCAGAGCCGGGGCTGACCGCCCTATGTGCCATCGCCGACTATTTCCAGGTGCCGGTTGACTGGCTGGTAGGGCGCTCTCAGGTCAGAGACCCGGAAGCGGCAGAGGCGGAGGTTTGCGAATATTTGAAGCTTTCACATGAGGCTGTCCGCTTTTTGCGCGACCTTACGTATGGCTCGCAGATAGAGGAGGGGCGCGTTCAGTCAGCGGAAATCTCCAACTGGCTCTTTGAGCAAAAAGAGTTTCAGGAGTTGATAATCAGCATCTGGATTGCCGTAATGCTGGAAAAGGACAGAAATGACCACGAGCTGGAGCCGCAATTTCAAAAACATTTGCAGGCATACGTGGAGAGAATACAAGACCCAAAGTATATAGCCATGAGTTCCCTTGTACACTTGTTGGATGACAGAGTGGAGGACTTTCTCAAAAGGAGGCGGTTGAATGGCTAA
- a CDS encoding PadR family transcriptional regulator: MRSAEITKKIPLELLCIHLLGERDMYGYEMVQEIKKRSDGLLKLNITTLYLALKRLNDHGYVSMYYSDAEAARERSRIYYHLEPTAEEYRQKLEEEYERVTLGVRRFLEFGGA, encoded by the coding sequence ATGAGAAGCGCGGAGATAACGAAGAAAATACCCCTGGAGCTGCTGTGCATACACCTGCTGGGCGAGCGGGACATGTACGGCTATGAGATGGTGCAGGAAATAAAAAAGCGAAGCGACGGGCTGCTGAAGCTGAACATCACCACGCTCTATCTGGCGCTCAAGCGGCTTAATGACCACGGCTACGTGTCCATGTACTACTCGGACGCCGAGGCCGCCCGGGAGCGGTCAAGAATTTATTACCATTTGGAGCCTACGGCTGAGGAGTACCGGCAGAAGCTGGAGGAGGAGTATGAGAGGGTCACGCTGGGGGTCAGGAGGTTTTTGGAGTTCGGGGGGGCATGA
- a CDS encoding TetR/AcrR family transcriptional regulator → MARAGLDKETVIRKAAELANEIGYDKITLKLLAEHLNVQPPSLYNHIKGIEELQKEIMLFGWRQMDKALTGAAVCVSGYIALEAICRAFYKYATENPGVFNAMLWYNKFENEETQNATKEMFSIIYKAFTMLNISKENSEHLIRTYRGFLEGFALLVNNHAFGNPVSIEESFEISLRVLIAGTKALEGK, encoded by the coding sequence ATGGCACGAGCGGGCCTTGATAAGGAAACAGTAATACGAAAAGCGGCTGAACTGGCAAATGAAATCGGTTATGATAAGATTACATTGAAATTGCTCGCTGAACACTTAAATGTTCAGCCTCCGTCCCTTTACAATCATATTAAAGGTATAGAGGAACTACAAAAGGAAATTATGCTCTTTGGCTGGAGACAAATGGACAAAGCTCTTACGGGTGCGGCAGTATGTGTCAGCGGGTATATTGCGTTGGAAGCAATCTGCCGCGCGTTTTATAAGTACGCAACTGAAAATCCTGGTGTTTTCAATGCGATGCTCTGGTACAACAAATTTGAAAATGAGGAAACGCAGAATGCCACGAAAGAGATGTTTTCCATAATATATAAAGCTTTCACCATGCTTAATATATCAAAGGAAAACAGCGAACACCTGATACGCACATATCGTGGATTCTTGGAAGGCTTCGCCTTACTGGTAAATAACCATGCGTTTGGAAATCCGGTATCTATTGAGGAGAGTTTTGAAATTTCATTGAGGGTTTTGATAGCGGGAACAAAGGCGCTGGAGGGGAAATAG
- a CDS encoding ABC transporter ATP-binding protein codes for MDNIIEVKNVTKTFREVKALDGVSLDFERGKIHGIIGRNGSGKTVLMKCICGFMTPASGEICVNGQRVKPSKAQENIGIIIETPGFIGGKSGLKNLLYLLALRGRKDVSVAQNAMRCLGLDPENRKPVRKYSLGMRQRLGIVQAIMEDPELLLLDEPMNGLDNQGVEDMRGLFAELRERGKTILLASHSNEDIRTLCDTVCELDHGRVAARIGEEIEG; via the coding sequence ATGGACAATATCATCGAAGTGAAGAACGTGACGAAAACCTTCCGGGAGGTAAAGGCCCTGGACGGCGTGAGCCTTGACTTTGAGCGGGGAAAGATACACGGAATAATAGGCAGGAACGGCTCCGGCAAAACGGTGCTCATGAAGTGCATATGCGGGTTCATGACCCCAGCCTCCGGCGAGATATGCGTGAACGGGCAGCGTGTGAAGCCCTCAAAAGCCCAGGAGAATATCGGGATCATTATTGAGACGCCGGGATTTATCGGCGGCAAAAGCGGGCTGAAAAACCTCTTGTACCTTCTTGCCTTGCGTGGCAGGAAAGATGTGTCCGTAGCCCAAAACGCCATGCGCTGCCTGGGCCTGGACCCTGAGAACAGGAAGCCGGTGCGAAAGTATTCCCTGGGCATGCGCCAGCGGCTGGGGATAGTCCAGGCTATTATGGAGGACCCGGAGCTGCTGCTTCTGGACGAGCCTATGAACGGCCTGGATAATCAAGGGGTTGAGGATATGCGCGGGCTGTTTGCAGAGCTTCGGGAGAGGGGGAAGACTATCCTGCTGGCCAGCCACAGCAATGAAGATATCCGGACCCTTTGCGATACGGTGTGCGAGTTGGACCATGGGCGTGTGGCTGCACGAATTGGGGAGGAGATTGAGGGGTAG
- a CDS encoding DUF6076 domain-containing protein: MADYLFYTYFEDGREYFVYKDLTFERSHKKEKDFPFLESLLLFTYLDIWPMEGLFKEMDKALLNFYRERNTDSRGIVMGTLEKLAKEHIFFEFLRLDWQSRFRCAEGHDDEDIQTILPHKQLRHIPSDLDTLQKQIMRLFEDVLDIDDGKKKPVHEKLQAYLDKEKRNSLYAYQFRPISTTYERTNNATFAEVLHPTSLSDLVEFSLRECVKREQRMRICSYCGKYFAIPRRNTAEFCNLTVDENGHTCREVGAVKRWAEKKNSDELFKEYRREYKKRFNWIKAGKISPGSFYAWSATAKGKRDECASGKMTFEDFKEWLAES; the protein is encoded by the coding sequence ATGGCTGACTACCTATTCTACACCTACTTTGAAGATGGCCGCGAGTACTTTGTCTACAAGGATTTGACGTTTGAACGCTCGCACAAAAAAGAAAAGGACTTCCCGTTTCTGGAAAGCCTTTTGCTGTTCACCTACTTGGACATCTGGCCGATGGAAGGTCTGTTTAAGGAAATGGACAAGGCCCTACTGAATTTCTATCGGGAACGGAACACTGACTCGAGGGGAATAGTAATGGGAACGCTGGAAAAGCTGGCAAAGGAACACATCTTTTTTGAGTTCCTTCGCCTCGATTGGCAGTCACGATTCCGCTGTGCAGAGGGGCACGATGACGAGGATATTCAAACAATTCTCCCGCACAAGCAGTTAAGACACATCCCAAGTGACCTCGACACTCTCCAAAAACAAATCATGCGCCTATTCGAAGATGTACTGGACATCGACGACGGCAAGAAGAAACCCGTACATGAAAAGCTGCAAGCCTACCTCGATAAAGAGAAAAGGAACTCTCTCTACGCATACCAGTTCCGACCGATTTCCACCACCTATGAGCGAACCAACAACGCTACTTTCGCCGAAGTGCTGCACCCAACCTCCCTCTCCGACCTGGTCGAGTTTTCTCTCCGCGAGTGCGTCAAGCGGGAACAGCGTATGCGCATCTGCTCCTACTGTGGCAAGTATTTTGCGATTCCCCGGCGCAATACAGCGGAGTTCTGTAATCTGACCGTTGACGAGAATGGGCACACTTGCAGAGAAGTCGGTGCGGTAAAGCGCTGGGCGGAGAAGAAAAACTCGGACGAACTGTTCAAGGAGTATCGTCGGGAGTACAAAAAGCGTTTCAACTGGATAAAAGCGGGGAAGATAAGCCCTGGCTCATTCTATGCTTGGAGCGCCACGGCAAAGGGCAAGCGGGATGAGTGCGCTTCTGGTAAAATGACCTTTGAGGATTTCAAGGAGTGGCTGGCTGAATCGTAA
- a CDS encoding transposase, giving the protein MLANKGYDSNKFVRWLEERGGIVVIPSRIIAKRPRKTDWHTYKECHLVGNLFLKLKNNRRFATRYEKKALCFQAVVCLSCILVWLL; this is encoded by the coding sequence ATACTGGCTAATAAAGGCTATGACAGCAATAAGTTTGTGCGTTGGCTGGAGGAACGGGGCGGAATTGTGGTGATCCCAAGCCGTATCATTGCCAAACGTCCCAGAAAAACAGACTGGCACACTTACAAAGAGTGCCATTTGGTAGGAAATCTGTTCCTTAAACTCAAAAACAACCGCCGTTTTGCTACCAGATATGAGAAGAAAGCTCTTTGCTTTCAGGCCGTTGTTTGTCTTTCCTGTATCCTCGTTTGGCTGCTTTGA
- a CDS encoding helix-turn-helix domain-containing protein has protein sequence MPNAIFSLGLSAGELAVYAYLMHCEDRKSHQCWPSYKTIGRAVGMSENTVRKYVRVLEYKTLILTEPTKYESARRQVRNGNLIFTILPIYGAVKYHIGCQLGK, from the coding sequence ATGCCTAACGCAATTTTCAGTTTGGGATTGTCGGCTGGTGAGCTGGCGGTCTATGCTTACCTCATGCATTGCGAGGACAGGAAGTCGCATCAATGCTGGCCAAGCTACAAAACCATCGGCAGGGCGGTGGGCATGAGCGAGAACACCGTGCGGAAATATGTGCGGGTGCTTGAGTACAAAACGCTCATACTGACGGAGCCGACAAAGTATGAGAGCGCCAGAAGACAGGTTCGGAATGGTAACTTGATTTTCACGATCCTCCCCATTTATGGGGCAGTCAAATACCACATCGGGTGCCAGTTGGGAAAGTAG
- a CDS encoding HEPN domain-containing protein: MNEFAKTAYWLDCADYDLQTAKAMLETKRFLYVGFMCHQTIEKGLKAVFVQRQPDSELPYIHSLVRLANLSKITAEMSE, translated from the coding sequence ATGAACGAATTTGCAAAAACTGCATACTGGCTGGACTGTGCCGATTACGACTTGCAGACCGCCAAAGCTATGCTTGAAACAAAACGATTTCTCTATGTTGGATTCATGTGCCACCAGACCATCGAGAAAGGATTAAAAGCAGTCTTTGTTCAGCGGCAGCCAGACAGCGAACTGCCATATATTCACAGCTTGGTGCGCCTTGCCAACCTATCGAAAATCACCGCTGAGATGAGCGAGTAG